Genomic window (Nitrospirota bacterium):
GGGTGAGTTCACCGGTCAAGATTTCCCATGGTTATTACGTCGTGCCGGGCGAAGACATGCGGGTCCGCCTAGTGCACACGCTGCTGGGCAGCCTGCCGGCCGGCGGACGTGCCATGGTCTTCTGCGAGCAGAAGTATAAGGTGCGCAAACTGGCGGCCCGGCTCGGTGGCGAGTCGGCCTCGGTCGGGGCGATCACCGGCAACCACTCGCAGGCCCAGCGCGAGCGGACCCTCTCGGCCTTCCGGGCCGGCCGCATCAAGTCCCTCGTCGCGACCGACGTGGCCGCGCGCGGGCTGGATATCCCGGACGTGGCCAGCGTCATCCATTACGAGCTGCCCTCGACCCCGAACTCCTACGTGCATCGGGCCGGACGGACCGGACGCGCGGAGAAGGAGGGCGCGACGGTCCTGATTCTCACCGCCCAGGAAGAGCGCGAATACCTGTACATGGTGCGCCGCCTCCGCATCGAGACTCGCCGGCTGCAGGCTCCGGAGCTGATGCCCCTGCCGACGCCGGCCGTCCAGGAGCCGGAGGAGGAGGTGCGTCGTCATCAACCCAGGCGGCCGGTCCAGTATGCCGACCCGTCGCGCCGGCGGCACGAAGTGCGCTCCTGGGGGACTCAAGGCCCTCCGTCTCACGCCCAGGCGCCGAAACCACGCGCCACACGTTGACCGTCCGGATAAGAGGAGTCTGCCCATGCCACAGACCGTGACCGGGCTTAGGAGTGCCGCACTGACCCTTGCCAGCTTGCTGCTCTGGACCCAACTGGCTCCGGCCGAAACCGGCTTGACGGTGGCGGATGGCATGAAAGTCACGATCGAGTACACGCTCACACTGCCCGACAAATCCGTCGCGGATTCCAACGTGGGCCAGGCGCCATTTTCTTTTACTCAGGGCGCCCACGAGATCGTGCCAGGGCTCGAAAAGTCCATGGTCGGCCTAAAAACAGGCGACAAAAAGCGCATCGACGTTCCGGCGGCGCAAGGCTACGGCACCTATGACGCCAAGGCCAAGGTTTCCGTGGACAAGACCAAGGTGCCAGCCGGCATCAAGGCGGGGCAGCTCCTCCGATCGGCGGACGGCCGACCGGTGACGGTGGAGAAGGTGGAAGAGAAGACCGTGGTGCTCGACCTCAACCACCCGCTCGCCGGCAAGGATTTGGTCTTCGATGTGAAGGTGCTGAACGTCGAGAAGCAGGAGCCCAAACCGGCCGACAAACCAGCCGAAAAGCCGGTCGTGAAAAAATAGCCCCGCTGGCCGGCCGTTTGTAGCGGTCTTTCGTAGCGGCCTACGGGGTCTTGGTCAGGGCCAGGATCAATTCCTCAAACTGCGGGTAGGCTCGGAGCAACGGCTCCCGGCCTCCCGCCTCAAAATCAGAAAAATCGAACCCCGGGGTCATCGTCGTGCCTAAGAGGGCCCACCGCCCCCCCTTGCACAATCGTGACCCCTGCCACAAATCCCGCGACACGACATGCTGTACCCGCATCCCGGCCTCGAGGTCCGGCCCCAGGGTGACCACCGTTCCGGACTCACCGGGACCGAGTTGCAGCAGTTCCACCGGATCCCCCAAGTAAAAATGATAGACCTCGTCGCTCTTGAGCCGGTGCAGCACCGAACAAGTATCCGGCGTCAGCAAGTAATAGATCCCTGTCCCGAATGATCGGGCCCCTTCGTAGCGGCCAGGGAGGGCCTCCCCGGGAAGAGATTCCGCAGACCGGTACGATTCGGCATAATAACCCCCTTCCACCGGCAGGGGTTTGAGATGCAACAGCGCTTTTAGAGTCTCTACCGACAGCATCGCCGTTCCTCCAGGCCGGAGACGAGTGCGCACGATCAAGCCAACCGCGATGCTAGGAGTAGAGGACCGTCCATGCAAAGTCAACAGCTCCGATGGCCGGCACGTCATTCTCCTTGACTCTCATCCCGGCCTTTCTGTACCCTTCCCATAATCTTGAGGAAGGGGTGTCGATGCCCGGTTATCCTCTTGTTGCAGCCATCCCGTCAGCCCGCCTCTGGTTTCTTCCCTCCATCTTCCTGCTCACGTTGCTGAGTCTTGCCCCCCTTGCCTGGTCCGGGGAGGTTGTCTATCGCTATGTGGATGATCAGGGAGTCGCCACCTTCTCCAGTCAGCGGGATACGATACCGCTCAAGTACCAGGGCCAAGTGCAAGCCCTCGACGCCGTCACGTTCCAGCCGGTGCAAGACGCAGCCGCACCGACTGCACCGCCCGAGCCGGAGTTTCAAACCCCGGCCGGCCTGTCCAGACTGGCCAAGCCAGCCGGTCAGGCAACGCCGCCGGTTGCCCCCCAACCGATCCAGGCCGAACCGGCCGGGCCCTCATGGCTGGACCGGTTTGCCGGCACGACCATTCCGCTCCCTTCACAATTCCAGCTCGGCGTCGGACTGACCGCGCTTGTCCTTATCGTCTGTGCGGTGATGGTTTCGCGCATGCTGCAGAACCTCGTTTTGAAACTCTTGCTCCGGACTTCGATCATGCTGCTCCTAGGTGGCTCCGTCTATCTCATATATTTTTCCGGCATGAACGAGCGCCTGGCGGAGACCACCAGGCAGCCGGGCCGGCGGACCACCACAGGGAAGGAGCTCCTCGGCGACATGAAAGGCAAGGCGGACCAGATGAAGGCAGCCCTGGACAAAGCGGCCGCCCCGGTGACCGGCGTGATCGAAAAAACCAAGGCGGCGACCCTGGGCGAAGCCGACCAGGCGGTCAACGCCGCCAACCAATCCAACCAACAACTGGACAAGCGCCTTCGCGAAATTGAAGCCAATCCGTAGCCACCTCTTGCGGAGATCGTCCGGACCATGGTTAACTGGGGGCAGACCGACGGTGGACACGGCCTCTCTCACCGCATTTTTTATTGACTTGCTGCCGCGCATTCGTTACTTTCCTCCGCCGGCACCCAGG
Coding sequences:
- a CDS encoding cupin domain-containing protein translates to MLSVETLKALLHLKPLPVEGGYYAESYRSAESLPGEALPGRYEGARSFGTGIYYLLTPDTCSVLHRLKSDEVYHFYLGDPVELLQLGPGESGTVVTLGPDLEAGMRVQHVVSRDLWQGSRLCKGGRWALLGTTMTPGFDFSDFEAGGREPLLRAYPQFEELILALTKTP
- a CDS encoding DUF4124 domain-containing protein, with translation MAGTSFSLTLIPAFLYPSHNLEEGVSMPGYPLVAAIPSARLWFLPSIFLLTLLSLAPLAWSGEVVYRYVDDQGVATFSSQRDTIPLKYQGQVQALDAVTFQPVQDAAAPTAPPEPEFQTPAGLSRLAKPAGQATPPVAPQPIQAEPAGPSWLDRFAGTTIPLPSQFQLGVGLTALVLIVCAVMVSRMLQNLVLKLLLRTSIMLLLGGSVYLIYFSGMNERLAETTRQPGRRTTTGKELLGDMKGKADQMKAALDKAAAPVTGVIEKTKAATLGEADQAVNAANQSNQQLDKRLREIEANP